A portion of the Leifsonia sp. EB41 genome contains these proteins:
- the coxB gene encoding cytochrome c oxidase subunit II → MRHNRRFRWVAIPIAATLAIVLAGCTQAQLHGFLPGFVEGQPPVTNHTDRISGLWVTSWIVLLIVGIIVWGLILWAVVVYRRRKGQTGLPVQLRYNMPIEIFYTIVPLILVLGFFAFTARDQNAIEQPYAHPDLKIQVYAKQWAWDFNYVTDNVYDPGIQAQPSDTNATPGSVQESQIPTLYLPENKKITIQLDSRDVIHSFWVPAFLYKKDVIPGKTNYMYFSTTGRTGTFVGKCAELCGEYHSAMLFNVKIVSQSEYDAHIQSLRDKGFTGQLGSQYDRNNNLPGTGAPTTGNE, encoded by the coding sequence GTGCGTCACAATCGCCGTTTCCGATGGGTTGCAATCCCGATCGCAGCGACACTTGCCATCGTCCTCGCGGGCTGCACGCAGGCCCAGCTCCACGGATTCCTGCCGGGCTTCGTCGAGGGCCAGCCGCCCGTCACCAACCACACCGACCGCATCAGCGGCCTCTGGGTGACCAGCTGGATCGTTCTGCTCATCGTCGGCATCATCGTCTGGGGCCTGATCCTCTGGGCGGTCGTCGTGTACCGCCGCCGCAAGGGACAGACCGGGCTGCCGGTCCAGCTCCGGTACAACATGCCGATCGAGATCTTCTACACGATCGTGCCGCTCATCCTGGTCCTCGGCTTCTTCGCCTTCACGGCGCGTGACCAGAACGCCATCGAGCAGCCGTACGCGCACCCCGACCTCAAGATCCAGGTCTACGCGAAGCAGTGGGCGTGGGACTTCAACTACGTCACCGACAACGTGTACGACCCGGGGATCCAGGCGCAGCCGAGCGACACGAACGCGACGCCGGGCTCCGTCCAGGAGAGCCAGATCCCCACGCTCTACCTGCCCGAGAACAAGAAGATCACGATCCAGCTCGACTCGCGCGACGTGATCCACTCCTTCTGGGTGCCGGCCTTCCTCTACAAGAAGGACGTCATCCCGGGCAAGACCAACTACATGTACTTCTCCACCACCGGCCGTACAGGCACCTTCGTCGGCAAGTGCGCGGAGTTGTGCGGCGAGTACCACTCGGCGATGCTCTTCAACGTGAAGATCGTGTCGCAGAGCGAGTACGACGCCCACATCCAGTCGCTCCGCGACAAGGGCTTCACGGGCCAGCTCGGGTCCCAGTACGACCGCAACAACAACCTGCCCGGCACGGGCGCCCCCACCACGGGCAACGAGTGA
- the erpA gene encoding iron-sulfur cluster insertion protein ErpA → MTDTTLTATKAHGVGLTDNAAGKVRSLLEQEGRDDLRLRVAVQPGGCSGLIYQLYFDERMLDGDATVDFDGVEVIVDKMSVPYLDGATIDFEDTIQKQGFTIDNPNATGSCACGDSFH, encoded by the coding sequence ATGACCGACACAACGCTGACCGCGACCAAGGCCCACGGCGTCGGCCTGACCGACAACGCAGCGGGCAAGGTCAGGAGCCTGCTCGAGCAGGAGGGCCGCGACGACCTGCGTCTGCGCGTCGCCGTCCAGCCCGGCGGCTGCTCGGGCCTGATCTACCAGCTCTACTTCGACGAGCGCATGCTCGACGGGGACGCGACCGTCGACTTCGACGGCGTGGAGGTCATCGTCGACAAGATGAGCGTGCCCTACCTGGACGGCGCGACGATCGACTTCGAGGACACCATCCAGAAGCAGGGATTCACGATCGACAACCCCAACGCGACGGGCTCGTGCGCCTGTGGAGACTCGTTCCACTGA
- a CDS encoding dipeptidase has product MTDTQQTPSGRSAAGDRPEVEERIRSSVETGLPSTIAELSRLVRIPSVSWTAYDPGNVRKSAEAVAELLRDTGAFESVEVKQAPISVPSTGAGEALGQPAVLATRAAKNGRPTVLLYAHHDVQPQGDAENWDTAPFEPTVRGDRLYGRGAADDKAGVMAHVASVRALVDTLGPDFDLGLAVFIEGEEEFGSRSFANFLEQNKAALAADVIVVADSDNVDIDTPALTVSLRGNVTFKLTVSTLEHASHSGMYGGAAPDAMLALVALLATLHDENGSVAVEGMRSHDDAAEPPALSEEQFREEAALLPGVTPIGTGAILSRMWSQPTVTITGIDAPSVVDASNTLLPSVAVRLSARVAPGQSAAEAYQALERHLRAHAPFGAHVEISDVDTGDAFLVDTAGWAATEAKRAMTDAWGTEAVETGVGGSIPFIADLVREFPEAQILVTGVEDPDTRAHSPNESLHLGVFKRAILAEALLLARLDARN; this is encoded by the coding sequence ATGACAGACACCCAGCAGACTCCTTCCGGCCGATCCGCAGCCGGGGACCGGCCGGAGGTGGAGGAGCGCATCCGCTCCTCCGTCGAGACCGGCCTCCCGTCGACCATCGCCGAGCTCTCGCGCCTCGTGCGCATCCCCTCGGTCTCGTGGACCGCCTACGATCCCGGGAACGTCCGGAAGAGCGCGGAGGCCGTGGCGGAGCTGCTGCGCGACACCGGCGCCTTCGAGAGCGTCGAGGTCAAGCAGGCGCCGATCTCCGTGCCGTCGACCGGCGCAGGCGAGGCCCTCGGCCAGCCGGCCGTGCTCGCGACCCGCGCCGCGAAGAACGGGCGCCCGACCGTCCTCCTCTACGCCCACCACGACGTCCAGCCGCAGGGCGACGCCGAGAACTGGGACACCGCGCCGTTCGAGCCGACCGTGCGCGGCGACCGGCTCTACGGCCGCGGCGCCGCCGACGACAAGGCCGGCGTGATGGCGCACGTCGCCAGCGTCCGCGCGCTCGTGGACACGCTCGGACCCGACTTCGACCTCGGTCTCGCCGTCTTCATCGAGGGCGAGGAGGAGTTCGGCTCCCGCTCGTTCGCGAACTTCCTGGAGCAGAACAAGGCGGCGCTGGCCGCCGACGTGATCGTGGTCGCGGACTCCGACAACGTCGACATCGACACGCCCGCCCTCACCGTGTCGCTGCGCGGCAACGTGACCTTCAAGCTCACGGTCTCGACGCTGGAGCACGCGTCGCACTCCGGCATGTACGGCGGCGCGGCTCCCGACGCCATGCTCGCGCTCGTCGCGCTGCTGGCGACGCTGCACGACGAGAACGGCTCCGTCGCGGTCGAGGGCATGCGCTCGCACGACGACGCGGCAGAGCCGCCCGCGCTGAGCGAGGAGCAGTTCCGCGAGGAGGCCGCGCTGCTGCCGGGCGTGACCCCGATCGGCACGGGCGCGATCCTGTCCCGGATGTGGTCGCAGCCGACCGTCACGATCACCGGCATCGACGCGCCCAGCGTCGTCGACGCCTCCAACACCCTCCTGCCGAGCGTCGCCGTGCGGCTGAGCGCCAGAGTCGCGCCCGGCCAGAGCGCCGCGGAGGCCTACCAGGCCCTGGAGCGCCACCTGCGCGCGCACGCGCCCTTCGGCGCGCACGTGGAGATCAGTGATGTCGACACCGGGGACGCCTTCCTGGTCGACACCGCGGGTTGGGCCGCGACCGAGGCGAAGCGCGCCATGACCGACGCGTGGGGCACGGAAGCGGTCGAGACCGGCGTCGGCGGGTCCATCCCGTTCATCGCCGACCTCGTGCGCGAGTTCCCCGAGGCGCAGATCCTGGTCACCGGCGTGGAGGACCCCGACACCCGCGCCCACAGCCCGAACGAGTCGCTCCACCTCGGGGTGTTCAAGAGGGCGATTCTCGCCGAGGCGCTGCTGCTCGCGCGCCTGGACGCCCGGAACTGA
- a CDS encoding DUF3043 domain-containing protein, with protein MAKRQNPADEAQAPGPETPEQTTARLQGKGAPTPTRREQEAARKRPLVPTDRKEAAKAARAHQADARERARVGMAAGDERYLTQRDRGPQRRFVRDYVDARFSIGEFLIPVMLIVIVLSFLPYAFMQVWGLVALWAFFFVAVVDGIVLGLLVTRKVGDKFGKTKVERGLKWYAAMRAFQLRVMRLPKPQVKRGQYPA; from the coding sequence TTGGCGAAACGACAGAACCCGGCGGACGAGGCACAGGCGCCCGGCCCCGAGACCCCCGAACAGACCACGGCCCGGCTGCAGGGCAAGGGCGCCCCGACGCCCACCCGCCGCGAGCAGGAGGCCGCGCGCAAGCGGCCGCTCGTGCCGACCGACCGCAAGGAGGCGGCCAAGGCGGCACGTGCGCACCAGGCCGATGCGCGCGAGCGGGCACGCGTCGGCATGGCGGCGGGCGACGAGCGCTACCTCACCCAGCGCGACCGCGGGCCGCAGCGCCGGTTCGTGCGCGACTACGTCGACGCCCGGTTCAGCATCGGCGAGTTCCTCATCCCGGTCATGCTGATCGTGATCGTGCTCAGCTTCCTCCCGTACGCGTTCATGCAGGTCTGGGGCCTCGTGGCCCTGTGGGCCTTCTTCTTCGTCGCCGTTGTCGACGGCATCGTCCTCGGCCTCCTGGTGACCAGGAAGGTCGGCGACAAGTTCGGCAAGACCAAGGTGGAGCGCGGGCTCAAGTGGTACGCAGCCATGCGTGCGTTCCAGCTCCGCGTCATGCGCCTCCCGAAGCCGCAGGTCAAACGCGGCCAGTACCCCGCCTGA
- a CDS encoding RNase H family protein, with the protein MTIVAAADGSALGNPGPAGWSWYVDDERWSAGGWPHGTNNMGELMAVIDLLESTAHVDDDLRILCDSQYVINSVTKWMPGWKRKGWRKSDGAPVLNRELLERLDRALQGRTYTFEWVKGHAGHDLNEAADKRARAAATAYRDDDAIPIGPGWPGAAVHEPAPALAVAEAAPAAPAAVELDLFDDLLSATETDEDVVTRLERELVEPAVRSDSARVAALLHPDFEEIGRSGRLWGRDAILEALAEEDAPAAELAVLGAERIGADAILLTARTVDDRGASLRSSLWLRVGGRWRLRFHQGTPEA; encoded by the coding sequence GTGACGATCGTCGCAGCGGCGGACGGCTCCGCCCTCGGTAATCCCGGCCCTGCCGGCTGGTCCTGGTACGTCGACGACGAGCGCTGGTCGGCCGGCGGCTGGCCGCACGGCACCAACAACATGGGCGAGCTCATGGCGGTCATCGACCTCCTGGAGTCGACCGCCCACGTGGACGACGACCTGCGCATCCTGTGCGACAGCCAGTACGTGATCAACTCGGTCACCAAGTGGATGCCGGGCTGGAAGCGCAAGGGCTGGCGCAAGTCCGACGGCGCGCCGGTGCTCAACCGCGAGCTGCTGGAGCGGCTGGACCGGGCGCTGCAGGGCCGGACCTACACGTTCGAGTGGGTCAAGGGCCACGCCGGGCATGACCTCAACGAGGCGGCGGACAAGCGCGCCCGCGCGGCGGCGACCGCCTACCGGGACGACGACGCGATCCCGATCGGGCCGGGCTGGCCGGGCGCGGCCGTGCACGAGCCGGCGCCTGCGCTGGCTGTGGCCGAGGCTGCCCCCGCGGCCCCTGCCGCCGTCGAGCTCGACCTGTTCGACGACCTGCTGTCCGCGACCGAGACCGACGAGGACGTGGTGACGCGGCTGGAGCGCGAGCTCGTTGAGCCGGCCGTCCGCTCGGACTCCGCCCGGGTCGCCGCGCTGCTGCACCCAGACTTCGAGGAGATCGGCCGCTCGGGCCGCCTGTGGGGCCGCGACGCGATCCTGGAGGCGCTGGCCGAGGAAGACGCCCCCGCCGCTGAGCTCGCGGTGCTCGGCGCCGAGCGGATCGGCGCGGACGCCATCCTGCTCACGGCGCGCACGGTGGACGACCGCGGCGCCAGCCTGCGCAGCTCGCTGTGGCTGCGCGTGGGAGGCCGCTGGCGCTTACGCTTCCACCAGGGCACGCCGGAGGCGTAG
- a CDS encoding quinone-dependent dihydroorotate dehydrogenase yields the protein MYRTLFSLILSKLDPERAHHLAFLVIRALPALGLGGLVRRFTAPDPSLAVDALGLRFASPFGVAAGFDKDGEAVVGLGDLGFGHVEVGTITALPQPGNDRPRLFRLIPDRAVINRMGFNNHGAGDAANRLLKVRRAGHRPVLGVNIGKSRVVAVEDATQDYLTSARALAPVADYLVVNVSSPNTPGLRGLQELELLAPLLTAVKQVAGETPLLVKIAPDLTDEQVEKIAGLAVERGLAGIIATNTTISRDGLVTDPAVVEAAGAGGLSGAPLAARSLEVLRLIRAHVPAELCVISVGGVETAEDVQQRLDAGATLVQGYTAFLYRGPLWARQINRGLLRLRRALVEA from the coding sequence ATGTATCGCACACTCTTCTCCCTCATCCTGTCGAAGCTCGACCCGGAGCGCGCGCACCACCTCGCCTTCCTGGTGATCCGGGCCCTTCCCGCGCTCGGTCTCGGCGGTTTGGTCCGCCGGTTCACCGCGCCCGACCCCTCGCTCGCGGTGGACGCGCTCGGCCTGCGGTTCGCGTCCCCGTTCGGCGTCGCCGCAGGCTTCGACAAGGACGGCGAGGCCGTCGTCGGCCTCGGCGACCTCGGCTTCGGCCATGTCGAGGTCGGAACCATCACCGCCCTCCCACAGCCCGGCAACGACCGGCCGCGGCTGTTCCGCCTCATCCCGGACCGCGCCGTGATCAACCGGATGGGCTTCAACAACCACGGTGCGGGGGATGCCGCCAACCGGCTGCTGAAGGTCCGCCGCGCCGGCCACCGGCCCGTGCTCGGCGTGAACATCGGCAAGAGCCGCGTGGTCGCCGTGGAGGACGCCACCCAGGACTACCTGACCAGCGCCCGCGCGCTCGCGCCGGTCGCCGACTACCTCGTCGTCAACGTCAGCTCGCCGAACACACCCGGCCTCCGCGGACTCCAGGAGCTCGAACTGCTCGCCCCGCTGCTCACCGCCGTCAAGCAGGTCGCGGGGGAGACCCCGTTGCTGGTCAAGATCGCGCCCGACCTCACCGACGAGCAGGTCGAGAAGATCGCCGGCCTCGCCGTCGAGCGGGGCCTCGCCGGGATCATCGCGACGAACACCACGATCTCCCGCGACGGCCTCGTGACCGACCCTGCCGTGGTGGAGGCCGCAGGGGCCGGCGGCCTGTCCGGCGCACCGCTCGCCGCGCGCTCGCTGGAGGTGCTGCGCCTGATCCGTGCGCACGTCCCCGCCGAGCTGTGCGTGATCTCGGTCGGCGGCGTGGAGACCGCGGAGGACGTCCAGCAGCGGCTCGACGCCGGGGCCACGCTCGTGCAGGGCTACACCGCGTTCCTCTACCGCGGCCCGCTGTGGGCCCGGCAGATCAACCGTGGGCTGCTACGCCTCCGGCGTGCCCTGGTGGAAGCGTAA
- the nrdR gene encoding transcriptional regulator NrdR, with protein sequence MFCPFCRHPDSRVIDSRTSDDGLSIRRRRQCPECGRRFSTTETASLSVIKRSGVVEPFSREKIVLGVRKACQGRPVTDSDLAVLAQKVEETIRSTGASQIEANDIGLAILPELRELDEVAYLRFASVYQAFDSLEDFEEAIQQLRVEHHGEPADAV encoded by the coding sequence ATGTTCTGCCCCTTCTGCCGCCACCCGGACTCCCGCGTCATCGACTCCCGCACGAGCGACGACGGGCTCTCGATCCGGCGCCGCCGGCAGTGCCCGGAGTGCGGTCGCCGGTTCTCCACGACGGAGACCGCGAGCCTCAGCGTGATCAAGCGCAGCGGGGTGGTGGAGCCGTTCAGCCGCGAGAAGATCGTGCTCGGCGTGCGCAAGGCCTGCCAGGGCCGGCCGGTGACCGACTCCGACCTCGCCGTGCTCGCGCAGAAGGTGGAGGAGACGATCCGCTCGACCGGCGCCTCCCAGATCGAGGCCAACGACATCGGGCTGGCCATCCTCCCCGAGCTGCGCGAGCTGGACGAGGTGGCCTACCTGCGCTTCGCGAGCGTCTACCAGGCGTTCGACTCGCTGGAGGACTTCGAGGAGGCCATCCAGCAGCTCCGCGTCGAGCACCACGGCGAGCCGGCGGATGCAGTCTAA
- the hisD gene encoding histidinol dehydrogenase, with product MMQTIDLRGVQPTRAAFERLVPRPVVDIQVAVRVATELIDDVRARGAAALAEQAATFDGGAPASVRVPASEIAAAVAALPADVRAALEEAVVRVREATAAQVPPPAETRIGAGATIVQRWQPVERAGLYVPGGKAVYPSSVVMNAVPAQVAGVASVALASPPQRAFGGAVHPVILGAAGLLGIDEVYAMGGAGAIGALAWGVEDIGLDPVQVITGPGNIYVAAAKRVVRGQAGIDSEAGTTEILVIADDTADPRFVAADLISQAEHDEAAASLLVTDSPAFAERVAAELETLAAATKHAERVRTALAGQQSALVLVDDLAAAAAFSNAYGPEHLELQTADPDALLALIQNAGAIFVGPSAPVSLGDYLAGSNHVLPTGGQARFSPGLGAYSFLRPQQVIRYDRDALREVADRIVALSSAEDLPAHGEAVTIRFA from the coding sequence ATGATGCAGACCATCGATCTCCGCGGAGTCCAGCCTACCCGGGCCGCTTTCGAGCGCCTCGTCCCCCGTCCCGTCGTGGACATCCAGGTCGCCGTGCGCGTCGCGACCGAGCTGATCGACGACGTCCGGGCCAGGGGAGCGGCCGCCCTCGCGGAGCAGGCGGCGACGTTCGACGGCGGCGCGCCCGCGTCGGTGCGCGTGCCGGCCTCGGAGATCGCCGCGGCCGTCGCTGCGCTGCCGGCCGACGTGCGCGCAGCCCTGGAGGAGGCCGTCGTCCGCGTCCGCGAGGCGACCGCCGCGCAGGTCCCTCCGCCCGCCGAGACCCGGATCGGGGCGGGCGCGACCATCGTGCAGCGCTGGCAGCCGGTGGAGCGCGCGGGGCTGTACGTCCCCGGCGGCAAGGCCGTCTACCCGTCGAGCGTCGTCATGAACGCCGTCCCTGCGCAGGTCGCGGGCGTCGCCTCCGTGGCGCTCGCCAGCCCGCCGCAGCGCGCGTTCGGCGGCGCGGTGCACCCCGTCATCCTCGGCGCGGCCGGACTGCTCGGCATCGACGAGGTCTACGCGATGGGCGGCGCCGGTGCGATCGGCGCGCTCGCCTGGGGCGTGGAGGACATCGGCCTCGACCCGGTCCAGGTCATCACCGGTCCAGGCAACATCTACGTCGCGGCGGCCAAGCGCGTCGTCCGCGGCCAGGCCGGCATCGACTCGGAGGCCGGGACCACCGAGATCCTCGTGATCGCCGACGACACCGCTGATCCCCGCTTCGTCGCCGCCGACCTGATCAGCCAGGCCGAGCACGACGAGGCCGCGGCCTCCCTGCTCGTCACCGACAGCCCGGCGTTCGCCGAGCGGGTCGCGGCCGAGCTGGAAACCCTCGCCGCCGCCACCAAGCACGCCGAGCGGGTGCGCACGGCGCTGGCCGGCCAGCAGTCGGCGCTCGTGCTCGTGGACGACCTCGCAGCGGCGGCCGCGTTCAGCAATGCGTACGGCCCGGAGCACCTCGAGTTGCAGACCGCCGACCCGGACGCCCTGCTCGCGCTCATCCAGAACGCCGGCGCGATCTTCGTCGGCCCGAGCGCCCCGGTCAGCCTCGGCGACTACCTCGCCGGATCGAACCATGTCCTCCCGACGGGCGGTCAGGCGCGGTTCTCGCCGGGTCTCGGCGCGTACTCGTTCCTGCGGCCGCAGCAGGTCATCCGGTACGACCGGGACGCGCTGAGGGAGGTCGCCGATCGGATCGTCGCGCTGTCGTCGGCGGAGGACTTGCCCGCGCACGGCGAGGCGGTCACCATCCGCTTCGCGTGA
- a CDS encoding flavin reductase family protein, giving the protein MTDATPDLSAFRQAFRRHAAGVAIITAQTGDGTPVGFTATSLASLSAVPPLATFNMALSASSWPAIAETDRVIIHMLGVRNKGVAEILSDDNTRRFLGDHWRRGPYGLPVINDVTAWMVGRIVDRFPVHNSAVVVVQIEEGELGAPDEPLLYHERRYHRPSELD; this is encoded by the coding sequence ATGACTGACGCGACTCCCGACCTCTCCGCCTTCCGGCAGGCGTTCCGCCGGCACGCCGCCGGTGTGGCGATCATCACCGCGCAGACCGGCGACGGCACGCCGGTGGGGTTCACCGCGACCTCGCTCGCCTCGCTGTCCGCCGTCCCGCCGTTGGCGACGTTCAACATGGCGCTGTCGGCGTCGAGCTGGCCGGCGATCGCGGAGACCGACCGGGTGATCATCCACATGCTCGGCGTGCGGAACAAGGGCGTCGCGGAGATCCTCTCGGACGACAACACGCGCCGGTTCCTCGGCGACCACTGGCGCCGCGGGCCGTACGGCCTCCCGGTCATCAACGACGTGACCGCCTGGATGGTCGGCCGGATCGTCGACCGCTTCCCCGTCCACAACAGCGCGGTGGTCGTCGTGCAGATCGAGGAGGGCGAGCTCGGCGCCCCCGACGAGCCGCTGCTGTACCACGAGCGCCGCTACCACCGCCCCAGCGAACTGGACTGA